One stretch of Diorhabda carinulata isolate Delta chromosome 5, icDioCari1.1, whole genome shotgun sequence DNA includes these proteins:
- the LOC130894512 gene encoding uncharacterized protein LOC130894512: MKQYPREIRELVPRSRKAKKPDEAQFKLNGRINRHNCVYWSTDNPHITIQEELNVPGVTLWLGVCSFGIIGPYFFDTTVTGAAYLDLLMELREELNNNPDFSGRVLTLQQDGAPAHYAVIVREFLNQNFPDWIGRRGQVEWPPRSPDLTPLDFAVWGILKDRVFKNALPDVETMKNIITNEVDTLNADKPTLARICKAVKKRCLKCTEQEGGHFEHLL; the protein is encoded by the coding sequence ATGAAgcacaatttaaattaaatggCCGAATCAACAGACACAATTGCGTGTACTGGTCTACAGACAATCCGCATATCACCATCCAAGAAGAATTAAATGTTCCAGGTGTAACGTTATGGCTTGGTGTTTGCTCCTTCGGAATCATTGGCCCTTACTTTTTCGACACAACAGTAACAGGTGCTGCATACCTTGATTTGTTGATGGAACTGCGCGAAGAACTGAATAATAACCCGGATTTTTCTGGTCGTGTGTTAACTCTTCAACAAGATGGCGCGCCGGCCCATTACGCTGTAATTGTTCGCGAATtcctaaatcaaaattttccggATTGGATTGGTAGACGAGGTCAAGTGGAATGGCCACCAAGATCTCCTGACCTGACTCCTTTAGATTTTGCAGTGTGGGGAATTTTAAAGGATAGGGTGTTCAAAAATGCTTTACCAGATGTGGAGACCATGAAAAACATAATCACCAACGAAGTCGATACGCTGAATGCAGATAAACCTACACTTGCGCGCATCTGTAAAGCTGTTAAGAAGCGATGTCTGAAGTGCACAGAACAAGAAGGAGGTCATTTCGAACATCTGTTATGA
- the LOC130894135 gene encoding luciferin 4-monooxygenase-like — MEDDFVINGPPPTEPLQDRTLGQVFIQILLENKPDTKVMVDSNTGEILTSKQLLEESFKLAQALIQYGCSSNTTISIGSENNLQFFIAVMGSIFAGTIMAPLNCNYTEKELEHTLNITMPKIVFCSKALAYKYLKLKNKLTFIEQIVVIDSNEEITGTKSINKFVSDILKGKTLSNHSLPFDGDPKESIAFILSSSGTTGLPKGVMLTHFNLVTRMLQSRYPDYLSHHSTVLGLMPFSLSYGLFFGLTSIFNRHLTVMMNKFTEDSFLKTIQDYRVSVVRLAPPLAIFLAKSSKVNDYNLSCIAEVFSAGAPLSGKTEETLKERLKIEAVHQAYGCTEGTLALTIMNKDQYRPGSCGKVITYMQCKVRDPDTGKSLGPNTVGELCFKGPTIMKGYCNNPDATKESFTEDGWLRTGDLGYYDDEQYFYIVDRLKELIKYNGYQVAPAELEAILVNHPKVFEAAVVGIPNEKSGELPLAFVVKEFGQHVTEKELQDYVAERVSHPKKLRGGVIFVKDIPKTQSGKIMRKQLRNKLKEYQKVVQSKL; from the exons gtCGATTCCAATACAGGAGAAATCCTAACTTCCAAACAACTTCTGGAAGAATCTTTTAAGTTAGCTCAAGCTCTAATACAGTACGGCTGTAGTTCGAACACGACAATTTCTATCGGAAGTGagaataatttacaatttttcattgCTGTCATGGGCTCAATTTTCGCTGGCACGATAATGGCACCTTTGAATTGCAACTATACAGAAAAGGAACTTGAGCACACCCTCAATATTACGATGccgaaaatagttttttgttctaaagcTCTTGCTTACAA gTATTTGAAACTTAAAAATAAGTTGACGTTTATTGAACAAATAGTTGTTATTGATTCTAATGAAGAAATTACTGGaacaaaaagtattaataaGTTTGTAAGCGATATTTTGAAAGGAAAAACGCTTTCGAATCACTCGTTACCATTTGATGGAGATCCTAAGGAAAGTATTGCATTTATTTTGTCCTCTTCTGGTACTACAGGACTACCAAAAGGAGTGATGTTGACTCATTTTAATCTTGTTACAAGAATGCTTCAATCAAG ATATCCAGATTATCTCTCACACCATTCGACAGTTTTGGGTTTAATGCCATTCTCTCTTTCGTATGGCCTATTTTTTGGACTCACCTCAATTTTCAATCGGCATTTAACTGTTATGATGAACAAATTCACAGAAGATTCATTCCTAAAAACGATACAAGATTACAGAGTTTCCGTAGTTCGACTAGCACCACCTTTAGcaatttttttagcaaaaagTTCCAAAGTCAATGATTACAATTTGTCATGTATTGCAGAAGTATTTTCCGCCGGAGCTCCGCTTAGTGGAAAAACAGAGGAAACTTTGAAAGAAAG ACTCAAAATAGAAGCAGTCCATCAAGCTTACGGTTGCACTGAAGGTACACTTGCATTaacaataatgaataaagaCCAGTATAGACCTGGTTCATGTGGAAAAGTGATAACTTATATGCAGTGTAAAGTAAGAGATCCTGATACTGGAAAATCGTTAGGACCAAATACGGTCGGTGAACTTTGTTTCAAAGGTCCCACTATCATGAAAGGTTATTGCAACAATCCTGATGCTACCAAGGAATCTTTCACGGAAGATGGTTGGCTGAGAACTGGTGATCTTGGGTATTATGACGATGAGCAGTATTTCTACATTGTTGATAGGTTGAAGGAATTGATTAAATACAACGGATATCAG GTAGCTCCAGCAGAATTAGAAGCTATTCTGGTCAATCATCCAAAAGTATTCGAAGCAGCTGTTGTTGGTATTCCAAACGAAAAATCTGGAGAGCTGCCTCTAGCATTTGTTGTTAAAGAATTTGGACAGCATGTGACCGAAAAAGAACTTCAAGATTATGTTGCAG AGAGAGTTTCGCACCCCAAAAAATTGAGAGGAGGAGTTATATTTGTAAAGGATATTCCTAAAACTCAAAGTggaaaaattatgagaaaacaATTGAGGAATAAATTGAAGGAATATCAAAAAGTGGTGCAATCGAAGTTGTAG